CGAAAACCTATCAAGTGTAGCTTGACGGGTCAAAATGTTGGCAGCGACTTGAAGATGATGAAAGATTATGTAATCCTTAATGGTGAATTAAACAAGCGTCTCTCAAGCAACATCTTGGCTAGGTGCGTCTGTGAAAAGGAAGCCAAGAAAAGGATGAGTGAAGTGCATGAGGCCACATGTGGACTTGAACAAGTGGTTAGCTTGTACAGAAGACTTCTGCGCAAAGGATACTACTGGCCAAAGATGAAGGAACAGGCATCTGGAGTACAAGCTGCATGCTCTAAGTGTTCTGTGCTTCCTTCGGAAGAAGAAGTCCTCGCAGTAACATTAGCCGATGATTGGAGAGCTCCATACTTAGAATTCCTACTTGACAAAATACTCCCAGCAGATGCAAACCTCAAGTACAAGGTGAAAAAAACAGCTGCAAGGTATGTTGTTGATGGAGGAATACTATACAGAAAGGGCTTCAATGGAAAGCCACTGCGATGTTTGGGAAGCACAGAGTCACAACAAGTCTTGGAGGAGATACATGTAGGAGAATGCGGTGAGCATCAAGGCAAAAAGAGTCTCTATCGGCAACTATTAAGCCTTGGCTACTATTGGCCAACAATGAGAAAGGATGCTTACATGAGAGTGAAGACATGCCATACATGCCAAGCACATGCCAACCTAATTCGCAAGCCGTCAACCATTCTTCAAGACATGGGGACACCATGGCCCTTCCACACTTGGGGGCTTGATTTTGTGGGAAAGATCAACCCAGCCTCAGATGGTTGTGTTTGGATAATTACAGCTACAAAATTCTCAACAAAATGGGTGGAAGCAATTCCCCTTCGCAAGGCATCAGGAGCTGCGGTCTGCAATTTCATAAGAGAATACATCATCTACAGTCAGCGACATGCTCAAAGGATATGGAGTCAAGCATCAGAAGTCAACCCCGTACTACCCTCAAGAAAACGGTCAAGCAGAAGCTACAAACAAGACTCTACTTGGAATCTTAAGCAAGATGGTGTTTGAATATGAGAAGGGTTGGAGTACCCACCTCCCAGATGTGTTGTGGGCTTACTGTACTTCGCCTCGAACAACCATGGGTTTCTCCCCCTACTCATTGGTATATGGTTCAGAAGCGATTTCTCTAGTGGAATTAACAGTCCCAACAGCTAGAGTGATGACTGTAAATGACCTGGAATGAGATGCAACATCTTGCTTCGATTGGCGACTCATGGACTTGGAGGCGGCAGATGAACAAAGGCAGCAAGCTGAAGAAAACATGAAGGCATATCACAAGAAAGTCACTCAAGCATACAACAAGATAGTCAAAGAAAGATGTTTCAAAGAAGGTGACCTTGTGCTCAAAACAGCTGACTGGGTGAGGAAGCAGATTTCAGGACCCTCAAAGTTTGCACCGCAGTGGGAAGGACCATTTGTCATCAAGGAATCTCACAGCAACGGCTATTATGTGCTTGCTTCCATCACCAGCGGAGCTCGCATGAGCCCCATCAATGGGAAATGACTCAAACTCTACTACTGTTAGTTATGCAACTTCGGTTTTTTACTTTCAAGCAAGAAGAAGCTTTTTTCAGAGGTCTAGTCCCAGACCTTTTTTGTAAACATACCACCATGGTGATGTTACAACCTTTTGTATTGCTCTCAGCAAAGAAAATGAAAAAGCGCTTCTCCAATTTCTCATGCTTTCTTTTCCTTGCAACCTGTAAAAAAAAAAACAACGATGCTATCCCATTTCAAGCCATAAAAATACAATTTTATGCAAGAGTTCAAGTCATTTCACTTCAAGCCTTTAGTAAAATGCAAGAACAGACAAAGTGTCATGCTCCAGGCCTTAAAACAAAAAGAATAGACCAAATACTGAGAATTCATCCCAAGTTTGATAAAAAAAGAGGGCTACATTTGAGTTCAGGTTTAAACAAAAGCTACATCTGATTGCAAGACCAAGCAAAAGACCACAAGATAAAACATGCAACAAAGCTAAAATAAGCCATCAGTGGTGCGGCTCTGTGAAGTCCAAGAAGATTTCAAAATAGAAGCCACGCTATCAGAACCGATACCACCAAATCTGGTGCGAAGATCCTCTTTTGTTTTCCCCAGTTGCTCTTCGGCGCGTGCAAGCTCACTCTTTAACTCAAGCGCAGACTGCTCCAACTATTGAATCTCCCTACAGCAATCCTCTAAGCCAGCAGGCTTGAGCCCAAAGTAACTTTTGGCAACTTTCTTCAAATGATCACATATGAAGCCAACATTAAGCCCCCAATCCACCATATCACGGCATGCATCCCTCCAAATTAGAAAAGTCTCTTCATCGCTCACCTCTTTAGACTCCATGCTATGCAATAGCTGACCGAGATGTTCAGTCAGGACCTGTTTCTGACGAGCACTCTTCGCCCCAACAAGCAAGTTAGAAAAGTTGCCTCCGTCATGCTTGCAAACAAAGTTAGTCAAAGGAGCCATAAACTCTAAAGGGACTTTGCTGCCCTCAAAAGAGGATTGGTCGCCGCTCAATGGTTGCGCAATGCTATCTATGGTGATGCTAGAACGATGATTCATGTCATCAAAACAGGCGACGAAATTGCTGAACCTTGTCTCCAAATCAATGAACAAACTTCCCCGCGCCTTGCCGGAATCAGGAGCAGAGGAGTAAATTGGAATAGCACAAGAGGGCATCCTTTCACTAATCAAGGTTGCAGGATCCTTGCTCCCATAAGTTATAACAAGGGGATGAGGCTCGTGTTTTTCTCCAATACCTGGCAAAACCAGCTCCACCTGCACAAAAAAGAAGATAAGGAGAGAGGGACTTTCATGAGAACTATACACCAAGCCCCAACATAAT
The window above is part of the Fragaria vesca subsp. vesca linkage group LG2, FraVesHawaii_1.0, whole genome shotgun sequence genome. Proteins encoded here:
- the LOC101302525 gene encoding uncharacterized protein LOC101302525; translated protein: MMKDYVILNGELNKRLSSNILARCVCEKEAKKRMSEVHEATCGLEQVVSLYRRLLRKGYYWPKMKEQASGVQAACSKCSVLPSEEEVLAVTLADDWRAPYLEFLLDKILPADANLKYKVKKTAARYVVDGGILYRKGFNGKPLRCLGSTESQQVLEEIHVGECGEHQGKKSLYRQLLSLGYYWPTMRKDAYMRVKTCHTCQAHANLIRKPSTILQDMGTPWPFHTWGLDFVGKINPASDVSDMLKGYGVKHQKSTPYYPQENGQAEATNKTLLGILSKMVFEYEKGWSTHLPDVLWAYCTSPRTTMGFSPYSLVYGSEAISLVELTVPTARVMTVNDLE